A genomic window from Peromyscus maniculatus bairdii isolate BWxNUB_F1_BW_parent chromosome 1, HU_Pman_BW_mat_3.1, whole genome shotgun sequence includes:
- the LOC102926193 gene encoding vomeronasal type-1 receptor 4-like, whose product MTSQSKAPKTTEDLAFQILLLSQVGTGTLANILLFFHNISPMFTGSRMRSTQVIVTNLAMANAFLLLITAFPSNVMVFAPRSPATNMQCKIEFFVRLVARSTNMCFTCVLSIHQFLTLAPVHWGRLMLRGRAPNVLSYSCYCCWLFSVLNNIYIPMKVSGPQSTGNDTNNIRKWVCSISGFSVGMVILRFSHDAIFISIMVWSSVSMVLLLYRHHQRTQHILTANRNHRGHAETRAAHTILMLVVTFVSFYVLDCICSLFQVSFMDSHLWFRHVNEALTASFPTISPFLLIFRDPKDPCSVLFNC is encoded by the coding sequence ATGACTTCTCAGAGTAAAGCTCCAAAAACCACTGAGGACTTGGCTTTCCAGATACTCCTGCTTTCCCAGGTTGGAACTGGGACTCTGGCCAacattcttctgtttttccataatATCTCTCCCATGTTTACTGGCTCTCGAATGAGGTCCACACAGGTTATTGTCACCAACTTGGCTATGGCCaatgccttccttctcctcattACTGCATTTCCAagcaatgtgatggtttttgctCCTAGGAGTCCTGCAACTAACATGCAATGTAAAATTGAGTTCTTCGTTCGCCTGGTGGCTCGAAGCACAAACATGTGCTTCACCTGTGTCTTGAGCATCCATCAGTTTCTCACTCTTGCTCCTGTACATTGGGGTAGGCTGATGCTTCGAGGAAGAGCCCCTAATGTCCTGAGTTATTCTTGTTACTGTTGTTGGTTGTTCAGTGTCTTAAATAACATCTACATTCCAATGAAAGTCAGTGGTCCACAGAGCACAGGCAATGACACTAACAATATAAGAAAGTGGGTCTGTTCCATATCTGGATTCAGTGTAGGCATGGTCATCTTGCGTTTTTCCCATGATGCCATATTTATAAGCATCATGGTCTGGTCCAGTGTCTCCATGGTGCTTCTCCTCTATAGACATCACCAACGAACACAGCACATTCTCACTGCAAACAGGAACCACCGAGGCCATGCTGAGACCAGAGCAGCCCACACCATCCTCATGCTGGTGGTCACCTTTGTAAGCTTTTATGTTCTAGACTGTATTTGCAGTTTGTTTCAGGTTTCTTTCATGGACTCTCATCTCTGGTTCAGGCATGTAAATGAAGCTTTGACTGCAAGCTTCCCCactatttctcctttcctgttgATCTTTAGGGATCCTAAGGATCCCTGTTCTGTGCTCTTCAACTGCTGA